Within Amycolatopsis sp. cg5, the genomic segment GAGGACCAGCAGGTCACCGCCATGCGCGAGGTCGCGCGGCAGCTCAACGCCGACGCGGCCGCGGACTGGCTTTTCCTCTTCCCCAACGTGATCGCGGCGAAGACCAAGGTCACCGGGTTCGCGAAGAACCAGGTGAGCGAGTCCTTCGACGTCACGGGATTGGGGAAGAAATGATCCCCAAACTCCTGCGCCGCACGGCGATCCTGCTGGTCAGCGTCTTCGCGGCGTCGATCGTGGTGTTCCTGTTCATGGCCGTGCTGCCCGGCGACCCGGCGCAGGTCGCGCTCGGCGTCAACGCGACCCCGGAGCTGCTCGCCAAGACCAGGCAGGACTTCGGCATCGACCGTCCGCTGCTCACGCAGTACTTCGACTGGATCGGCGGCGTGCTGCACGGCGACTTCGGCAAGTCGTACGTGACGCGCGAGGCGATCGGGCCGCAGCTGCTCGACCGGTTCGGCGTGACGCTGTGGCTGGTCGGGGCGGGCATGCTGGTCGCCTTCCTGCTCGCCTTGCCGCTCGGCACCTTCGCCGCGGTCCGGCACCGGAAAGCCAGTGGCACGGCCGTTTCCGGCCTGTCGCAGGTCGGCGTCGCGATCCCGGCGTTCCTCGCGGCGATCCTGCTGGTCCAGATCTTCGCGGTCCAGCTGCGCTGGCTTCCGTCCGGTGGCTGGACGCCGCCGAATCAGGACGCGGGTGAGTTCGTCCGCGGCCTGATCCTGCCCGCGCTCTCGCTGGGCCTGGTCCAAGGTGCCGTGCTCACCCGCTACGTCCGGTCGGCGGTGCTCGACACGCTCGGCCAGGACTATCTGCGTACCGCGCGGTCCAAGGGACTTCGCCCGTTCCAGGCGTTGTTCCGCCATGGCCTGCGCAACGCCGCCGTTCCGGTGGTGACGGTGCTCGGCCTCCAGCTCGCGACGCTGCTGATCGGCGCGGTGGTCGTCGAGCGGGTGTTCGTGCTGCCCGGCCTCGGCAGCATGCTGCTCGACTCGGTCGCCGCGCGTGATCTGCTGACCGTGCAAGGCATCGTGCTGGTGCTGGTGGTCGGCGTGCTGCTGATCAACTTCGTGGTCGACCTGCTCTACACCGTGCTCGACCCGAGGCTGCGAGGTGCGTCGTGAACCGGACGCTGACCATCGGGAGCGTGCTCGTCGGCGTGGTGCTGCTCGCGGCGCTGGTGTCGTTCGCCTGGACGCCGTACGACCCGACCAAGATCGACGCCGCGCACCGGCTGCTCGGGCCGAGCGCCGAGCACCTCTTCGGCACCGACCGGTTCGGCCGTGACGTGTTCAGCCAGCTCATGGTCGGCGCGCGCACCACGTTGTACGTCGGCGTGGTCGCGGTCGGCATCGCCGCGCTCATCGGCACCCCGCTCGGCGTGCTCGCCGGGCTGGCGCCGCGCTGGCTCGGCGAGTTCGTCATGCGGGTCAACGACCTCGTGCTCGCGTTTCCCGCGTTGCTGCTGGCGATCATGTTCGGCGCGGTCTTCGGCGCCGACACGCTCACCGCGATGATCGCCATCGGCATCGCGACCATCCCGTCGTTCGCCCGGATCGCGCGGTCCGGCAGCCTGCAGGTGATGAGCACCGAGTACGTGCTCGCCGCGCGCTCGGCCGGCCGGTCGCGCACGAACATCGCCACCCGGCACGTGCTGCCGAACATCGGCGGACTGCTGATCGTCCAGTCCTCGGTCTCGTTCGCGATCGCCGTGCTGGCCGAAGCCGCGTTGTCGTTCCTGGGTTTCGGCACCAGGCCGCCCACCCCGTCCTGGGGCCGGATGCTGCAGGAATCGCAGGACCTGCTGACAGCGCATCCTCGGCTCGCGCTGGTGCCCGGTATCGCGATCGCGGTCGCCGTGCTCGGGTTCAACCTCCTCGGCGACGGACTGCGTGACCGGCTCGATCCCCGATTGGCGGCGCGGCTATGACTCTCGTCGTCGAAGGACTCGGCGTGTCCTCGCTGGTGCGGGATGTGTCGTTCGAGGTGGGCAAGGGCGAACGCGTCGGTTTGATCGGCGAGTCCGGCTCGGGCAAATCGTTGACCGCGTTGTCGATCATGGGTTTGCTGCCGGAGGAACTGGCAGGCACCGGCTCGGTCAAGCTCGGCGGCCGTGAGCTGCTCGGCGCGCCCGAACGTGAGCTGTCCCGGTTGCGCGGCAACGAGCTGTCGATGGTCTTCCAGGAGCCGATGACGGCGCTGAACCCGGCGATGCGGATCGGCCGCCAGGTCACCGAGCCCGCGCGGTTGCGAGGCAAGCGTCCCGACGCGGCCGAGCTGCTCGAGTCCGTCGGCCTGCCCGCTGACACGGTCCGTGCCTATCCACATCAGCTCTCCGGCGGCCAGCGGCAACGCGTCGTGCTCGCGATGGCGCTGGTCAACAACCCGGCCCTGCTCATTTGCGATGAGCCGACGACGGCGCTCGACGTCACCGTCCAAGCCAGGATCCTGGAGCTGATCCTCGCCGCGACGCGTGAACGTGAGACCGCGCTGCTGTTCATCACGCACGATCTCGCGGTCGTCGCCTCGGTCTGCGAGCGCGTGCTGGTGATGCTCGACGGCGAGATCGTCGAGGCGGGCAGCACCCGCGAGGTGCTCACCACTCCTCGCCACGACTACACGAAACGCCTGCTCGAAGCCTCGGACCTGGAGGCGTCATGAGTCCGCTGATCGAAGTCCGCGACCTCGAACGCCGGTACACCCGGCGCGACGTCCACGCGCTGCGCGGGGTTTCGTTCGAGGTCCAGCCCGGCGAGCGGTTCGGCATCGTCGGCGAGTCCGGATCCGGCAAGTCCACCTTGGTCCGGCTGCTGGCCGCGCTCGACCAGCCGACGGCGGGCTCGGTCTCCTTCCGCGGCCGCCAGATCGCCGGCCTGCCCGAGCGGCGGCTGAAGTTCCTGCGTTCCGAGCTGCAGATCGTCTTCCAGGACCCGATGGGCTCGCTCGACCCGCGCATGCGCGTCCGGGACATCATCAGCGAGCCGCTCGGCCGCCGCGACGGCGAGCGGGTCGCCGAGCTGCTCGAAGCCGTCGGCCTCGCCGCGGACGCGGGCGACCGCTATCCACACCAGTTCTCCGGCGGGCAACGGCAGCGGATCTCCATCGCGCGGGCGCTGGCGCCGAAGCCGAGCGTGCTCGTCGCGGACGAGCCGGTCAGCGCGCTGGACGTCTCGGTGCGCAAGCAGATCCTCGAACTCCTGGCCTCGCTGGTCGAGCAGTTCCAGCTGACGCTCGTGTTCGTGTCGCACGACCTCGCGGTGGTCCGGCACGTCTGCGAGACGGTCGCGGTCATGCGGCGCGGCGAGATCGTCGAACTCGGCGCGGTCGGCCAGGTCTACGACGAGCCGCGGCATGAGTACACCCGCGAGCTGATCTCGGCCGCGCCGAGCCTGCGCAAGGCGCTGGCCGCGCTGACGAAGGGGGAGTGAGGTGTCGTACCCGGAAGGACTGCCGATCGGCGAGAGCTGGGTGTCCACTGAGGACAGTGCGCCGGTCGTCTTCCCGTTCACTGGCGATGTCGTCGGCCAGGCTCCGGTCGGCACGGCCGAACTCGCGAAGCGGGCGCTGGACGAGGCGGTCGCGATCGCCGACGTGGTGGCGAAGCTGCCGTCGCGCACGCGCCGCGCGGTGCTGCTCGCGGTCGGCGCGGCCATCGAGTCCCAGCGCGAGGAGTTCGAACGGATTCTGGTCGGCGAAACGGGAAAGCCGCTGGTCGACTGCCGGGTCGAGGTCGCGCGCACGATCGTCACCTGGCAGGCCGCCGCCGAAGAGGTCTCACGGCTGCACGGCGAAACCGTGCCGCTCGATCTGCTGCCCTCCGGTGACGGGCTCGTCGGCTTCTGGACGCGCAGGCCGATCGGCGTGGTCGTCGGCATCGCGGGGTTCAACTATCCGCTGCTGCTGGCTTCGCACAAGATCGCTCCGTCGATCGCCGCGGGCTGCCCGGTCATCTGCAAGCCGGCGCCGCAGACTCCACTCGCGACGTTGTGGCTGGTCCACCTCGTCCGCCAGGCGGCAGCCGAACTCGGCGCGCCCGCCGCGATGGTCCAGCTCGTCACCGGCGGCGTCGAAGTCGGCGACGCGCTGGTCACCGATCGCCGCGTGGGCGCCGTGTCGTTCACCGGCTCCGCCGCGGTCGGCCACCTGATCGCCAAGAACGCCGCGCCGACGAAAACGCTGCTCGAACTCGGCTCCAACGCCGCGCTGGTCGTGGCCGAGGACGCCGATCTCGACGCGGCCGTCGACGCCGTGCTGCGTGGTGGTTTCTACGCGTCCGGTCAGGCCTGCATTTCGGTGCAGCGGGTACTCGTGGTCGCCGAGGTCGCCGACGCGTTCGTCGAAGCGCTGCTCGCGCGGCTCGGCGAGATCGTCATCGGTGATCCGCGTGAGGAGTCGACTCGCGTGTCCGCGCTCATCGATCCACAGTCGACCGACCGCGTGCTCGACTGGGTCGACAAAGCCACAAAGGCCGGCGCGAAAGTCGTCGGCGGCGGTCGCGACGGGACGGTTCTGCGCCCGGCCGTGCTGCTCGACGTGCCCGACGGCGTCGACTGCTGGGACGAGGAGATCTTCGGCCCGGTCGTCTGCGTGCGGACGGTGCCCGATGTGGACACGGCGTTCGACCAGGTCAACGCCTCGCGCTACGGGCTGCACGCCAGTGTGTTCAGCCGTTCGCTCAAGACCGCGTTCCACGCGCTCGACCGGCTGCAGGTCGGCGGCGTCGTGGTCAACGAGGTGCCGGGCTTCCGCTCGGACACCATGCCGTACGGCGGGGTCAAGGACTCCGGCATCGGCAGGGAAGGGCCGCGCTTCGCGGTCGAGGAGCTGACCGTGACCAGGATGGCGGTGATCAGGCCGTGAATTACGAGAACCTGTTCCGGCTCGACGGCAGGCGCGCGCTGGTGCTCGGCGCGGGCAGCGGCATCGGCCGCGAGTCCGCCAGGGCACTCGCCGCGCAGGGCGCTTCGGTGATCTGCGCCGACCGCGACCTCGAAGGCGCCAAGGAGACGGCCGGTCCGATCGACGGCGAAGTCTACGAGATCGACCTGCTCGAAGCGGGTGCCGCCGAACGCGCGGCCGCCGAACTCGGAGTCGTCGACGTCGTCGTGCTGACGGCTGCGACCAACGTCCGCAAACGCTTGCTCGACTACACCCGCGACGAGTTCGACAGGGTCGTCGCGTTGAACCTGGGCGCCGCCTTCGACGTGGTCCGCGCGTTCGGCGCGGGCATGGTCGAGCGCGGACGCGGCAGCATCATCGGCTTCTCGTCGATCAGGGGCACCACCGTCGAGCCTGGTCAAGGCCCCTACGCCGCAACGAAGTCCGGGCTGGTCCAGCTGCTCAGGACCGCGGCGGCCGAGTTCGGGCCGTTCGGCGTGCGAGTCAACGCGATCGCGCCCGGCGTCGTCGAGACCCCGTTGACCGCGCAGATCAAGGCGAACCCTGACTGGTACCAGGCGTACGCGGACAAAGGCGCGCTCGGCCGCTGGGCGCGCGCCGACGAGCTGGCGGGCGCCGTCGTCTATCTCGCGTCCGACGCGGCGAGTTTCGTGACCGGGGCCGTGCTGGCCGTCGACGGCGGCTGGACCGCGGTCGACGGCCGCTTCGAACCTCCGGCGTCGTAGAGAAGAGGTACCCGGATGAGTGACGCACTTGATCTTTCGGCCACCGAACTCCGCGCGGCGTACGGCGCCGGCGCGCTGTCCCCGGTCGAGGTGACCGAGGCCGTCTTGGCTCGCGTCGAGGCGCTCGAACCGGTGCTCCACGCGCTCTACGCCTACGACCCGGCGGGCGCTCGGCTCGCGGCCGAGGCGTCCGAAACCCGCTGGCTCGCGGGTGAGCCGCTCGGCCCGATCGACGGCATCCCGCTGACGCTCAAGGAGAACATCGCGACCAAGGGCACCCCGGTCCCGCTGGGCACGGGTGCCACCGAGCTCACCCCGGCGAAGGCCGACGCGCCCGTGGCCGCGCGCGTGCGTGAGTCCGGTGGCGTGCTGCTCGGCAAGACGACCATGCCCGACTACGGGATGCTGACCTCGGGACTTTCGAGTTTCCACGAGACCGCGCGCAATCCGTGGGACACCGCCCGCACGCCGGGCGGCTCCAGCGCGGGCGCCGCTTCGGCCGCCGCGGCCGGGTACGGACCGCTGCACGTCGGCACGGACATCGGCGGCTCGATCCGGCTTCCTGGCGGCTGGTGCGGCTTGGTCGGCTTGAAGCCCAGCTTCGGCCGGGTACCGGTCGACCCGCCGTTCCTCGGCCGGGTGGCCGGGCCGATGACCCGCACAGTCGCCGACACCGCCTTGCTGATGGACGTGCTCGCGCGGCCGGACAGCCGCGACCACCTGAGCCTGCCGTCCGCGGAGTTTGCTTGGCACGACCTGGAAATCGACATCACCGGCAAGCGGGTGGCGCTGCATCTCGACGCCGGGCTGGGACTCGATGTCGACCCGGAGATCCGGGCGGCGATCGTCGACGCGGCCAGGCGTTTCGAGGCGGCCGGTGCCATCGTCGAACCACTCGATCCGTTCCTGACCAGGGAAATGCTCGAAGGGCTCGACAAATTCTGGCGGGTGCGCGCCTGGTCGGACATCTCCGCGCTGCCGGAAGAACGCCGAGCCCGCGTGCTGCCGTACATCGCCGAATGGGCCGAAGGCGGCGCCACGATCTCCGGCCTCGACACCTATCGCGGTTTCGCGCAGATCGACGCCATGACCGTCGCGACGTTGCGCGCCACCGAGCAATTCGACTTCGTGCTTTCACCTACCTGTCCGGTGCCGGCGCCACCCGCCGAATGGGCGTCGCCGACCAATGACCCCGGCAGGCCGTTCGAGCACATCGGTTTCACCGTGCCGTACAACATGTCGGGGCAACCCGCTATGAGCATCAACGCCGGATATACCAAGGAAAATCAACCGATCGGGTTACAGATCGCCGCTCGCCGATTCGACGACCTCGGATTGTTGCGGGTAGCCGCGCTTTTCGAGCGGCTCCGGGCCGCGCAGCACGAATTTCCCACTATTGCGTAGTCCTTTTCCGCATTCACCCCTGCCACGATTGTCCGCATGCGGATGGTGTTCATCGGGGCCGAGCCGGAGGATTTCGACCGGGCCAGGTGTCGGCTGCTCGACGAGTTCGAGGCATGGGCGGAGATCCGTGGCCGCGCCGTCGACCCGGACGCGGTCGGCGCGGTGCTCGAGTACCGCTACCTGACCGACGGCCTGCTCGGCCGCTGGACCGGCGCGCTGCTGCGCGAGGTGCTCAGCCACGAGTTCGCCGAGGTGGAGGCGACACCGGCCGCAGTCGGCGCGCTCTTCGACTTCTTCGCCGACACCGACCTCTTCGACGACCGCAGCGACTCG encodes:
- a CDS encoding ABC transporter permease, whose product is MIPKLLRRTAILLVSVFAASIVVFLFMAVLPGDPAQVALGVNATPELLAKTRQDFGIDRPLLTQYFDWIGGVLHGDFGKSYVTREAIGPQLLDRFGVTLWLVGAGMLVAFLLALPLGTFAAVRHRKASGTAVSGLSQVGVAIPAFLAAILLVQIFAVQLRWLPSGGWTPPNQDAGEFVRGLILPALSLGLVQGAVLTRYVRSAVLDTLGQDYLRTARSKGLRPFQALFRHGLRNAAVPVVTVLGLQLATLLIGAVVVERVFVLPGLGSMLLDSVAARDLLTVQGIVLVLVVGVLLINFVVDLLYTVLDPRLRGAS
- a CDS encoding aldehyde dehydrogenase family protein, with product MSYPEGLPIGESWVSTEDSAPVVFPFTGDVVGQAPVGTAELAKRALDEAVAIADVVAKLPSRTRRAVLLAVGAAIESQREEFERILVGETGKPLVDCRVEVARTIVTWQAAAEEVSRLHGETVPLDLLPSGDGLVGFWTRRPIGVVVGIAGFNYPLLLASHKIAPSIAAGCPVICKPAPQTPLATLWLVHLVRQAAAELGAPAAMVQLVTGGVEVGDALVTDRRVGAVSFTGSAAVGHLIAKNAAPTKTLLELGSNAALVVAEDADLDAAVDAVLRGGFYASGQACISVQRVLVVAEVADAFVEALLARLGEIVIGDPREESTRVSALIDPQSTDRVLDWVDKATKAGAKVVGGGRDGTVLRPAVLLDVPDGVDCWDEEIFGPVVCVRTVPDVDTAFDQVNASRYGLHASVFSRSLKTAFHALDRLQVGGVVVNEVPGFRSDTMPYGGVKDSGIGREGPRFAVEELTVTRMAVIRP
- a CDS encoding ABC transporter ATP-binding protein, with the translated sequence MTLVVEGLGVSSLVRDVSFEVGKGERVGLIGESGSGKSLTALSIMGLLPEELAGTGSVKLGGRELLGAPERELSRLRGNELSMVFQEPMTALNPAMRIGRQVTEPARLRGKRPDAAELLESVGLPADTVRAYPHQLSGGQRQRVVLAMALVNNPALLICDEPTTALDVTVQARILELILAATRERETALLFITHDLAVVASVCERVLVMLDGEIVEAGSTREVLTTPRHDYTKRLLEASDLEAS
- a CDS encoding ATP-binding cassette domain-containing protein, coding for MSPLIEVRDLERRYTRRDVHALRGVSFEVQPGERFGIVGESGSGKSTLVRLLAALDQPTAGSVSFRGRQIAGLPERRLKFLRSELQIVFQDPMGSLDPRMRVRDIISEPLGRRDGERVAELLEAVGLAADAGDRYPHQFSGGQRQRISIARALAPKPSVLVADEPVSALDVSVRKQILELLASLVEQFQLTLVFVSHDLAVVRHVCETVAVMRRGEIVELGAVGQVYDEPRHEYTRELISAAPSLRKALAALTKGE
- a CDS encoding ABC transporter permease → MNRTLTIGSVLVGVVLLAALVSFAWTPYDPTKIDAAHRLLGPSAEHLFGTDRFGRDVFSQLMVGARTTLYVGVVAVGIAALIGTPLGVLAGLAPRWLGEFVMRVNDLVLAFPALLLAIMFGAVFGADTLTAMIAIGIATIPSFARIARSGSLQVMSTEYVLAARSAGRSRTNIATRHVLPNIGGLLIVQSSVSFAIAVLAEAALSFLGFGTRPPTPSWGRMLQESQDLLTAHPRLALVPGIAIAVAVLGFNLLGDGLRDRLDPRLAARL
- a CDS encoding amidase, yielding MSDALDLSATELRAAYGAGALSPVEVTEAVLARVEALEPVLHALYAYDPAGARLAAEASETRWLAGEPLGPIDGIPLTLKENIATKGTPVPLGTGATELTPAKADAPVAARVRESGGVLLGKTTMPDYGMLTSGLSSFHETARNPWDTARTPGGSSAGAASAAAAGYGPLHVGTDIGGSIRLPGGWCGLVGLKPSFGRVPVDPPFLGRVAGPMTRTVADTALLMDVLARPDSRDHLSLPSAEFAWHDLEIDITGKRVALHLDAGLGLDVDPEIRAAIVDAARRFEAAGAIVEPLDPFLTREMLEGLDKFWRVRAWSDISALPEERRARVLPYIAEWAEGGATISGLDTYRGFAQIDAMTVATLRATEQFDFVLSPTCPVPAPPAEWASPTNDPGRPFEHIGFTVPYNMSGQPAMSINAGYTKENQPIGLQIAARRFDDLGLLRVAALFERLRAAQHEFPTIA
- a CDS encoding SDR family NAD(P)-dependent oxidoreductase, which produces MNYENLFRLDGRRALVLGAGSGIGRESARALAAQGASVICADRDLEGAKETAGPIDGEVYEIDLLEAGAAERAAAELGVVDVVVLTAATNVRKRLLDYTRDEFDRVVALNLGAAFDVVRAFGAGMVERGRGSIIGFSSIRGTTVEPGQGPYAATKSGLVQLLRTAAAEFGPFGVRVNAIAPGVVETPLTAQIKANPDWYQAYADKGALGRWARADELAGAVVYLASDAASFVTGAVLAVDGGWTAVDGRFEPPAS